Proteins encoded in a region of the Paenibacillus pedocola genome:
- a CDS encoding PRC-barrel domain-containing protein: protein MKLQDLIGLTIYEVEEGNEVGKLVDCLLDSNWNITGIELESKSFFSSHVKVVAWEDIVAYGEDAIMIRSKESIVKADTDHIPYTFLLGKNKLKDLQVLTASGTNLGRISDVYFDQKLGNTIVALEISDGLVTDLIEGRKWLPCSEGMSIGENAVLVPAMSEERLQKAINIVNG from the coding sequence ATGAAACTTCAGGATTTGATTGGCCTCACTATATATGAAGTTGAAGAAGGTAATGAAGTCGGCAAACTTGTCGATTGTTTACTCGATTCAAACTGGAATATTACGGGTATTGAACTGGAAAGCAAGTCTTTTTTCTCCAGTCATGTGAAAGTTGTGGCATGGGAAGACATTGTCGCTTATGGCGAAGATGCTATTATGATTCGCAGTAAAGAGTCGATTGTTAAGGCCGACACTGACCATATACCATATACTTTTCTTTTGGGAAAGAACAAACTGAAGGATTTGCAGGTACTGACTGCATCCGGAACGAACCTAGGACGAATATCCGATGTTTATTTTGACCAGAAGTTGGGAAACACAATAGTAGCGCTGGAAATCAGTGACGGGCTGGTAACTGATTTGATCGAAGGCCGCAAATGGCTGCCTTGTTCTGAAGGGATGTCCATTGGGGAGAATGCCGTACTGGTTCCCGCGATGAGCGAAGAACGGCTACAAAAAGCCATTAATATTGTTAACGGATAG